CCCAAAAACTTTACCCATCATCAACCATTCCATAGCCTTAGCATAAGGTACTTGCCTTGGTAATAAACCTAAAGCTGGTCCAGCACCACTAAACCCCCTCAACACTTCAGCATAACAAAATGTAGCGGAATCAGCACAAATACGTATATCTGTTGCCTCGCACATAAGATTCATAGCTGCTGCATAACAATATCCATTAATTGCTGCAACGACTGGCTTATAAAATTCGGGAGCCCAGCCCCTTGGTTGTTCAGGCCACCAAAAAGATTCACCAAAATCCTCAGATTCTCTAGTTGCCATGTGAATTAAATCTGCACCTGCAGAAAAAGCTCTATCTCCTGCACCAGTTAAAACTACTGATCGTATATTTCGATCACGATTCGCTTTATTAAATGTTTCTCTCAATAATTTAATTAAATCTGGATTCATCGCATTATGTTTTTCTGGGCGATTCAAGGTAATAATTGCTACATGTCCATCAATTTCATATAAGACTTCATCTGACATATAATTCCTCCTATGTTTTA
Above is a window of SAR202 cluster bacterium DNA encoding:
- a CDS encoding enoyl-CoA hydratase/isomerase family protein, producing the protein MSDEVLYEIDGHVAIITLNRPEKHNAMNPDLIKLLRETFNKANRDRNIRSVVLTGAGDRAFSAGADLIHMATRESEDFGESFWWPEQPRGWAPEFYKPVVAAINGYCYAAAMNLMCEATDIRICADSATFCYAEVLRGFSGAGPALGLLPRQVPYAKAMEWLMMGKVFGSEEAHLAGLINEVVPLDQVKARALEVAKELAKLAPIAVRAIKESVVNGISMDTPNAVKYASTVGVLTKYTKDAIEGPKAFAEKREPKYEGR